A window of the Dissulfuribacter thermophilus genome harbors these coding sequences:
- a CDS encoding TonB-dependent receptor plug domain-containing protein, whose protein sequence is MTNMKQGISITFVINFIMILVHVFGVDNSLANDRTELVFVGEDIDVITIASKRAESVKSAPAIASVETENRLKTLGIQTLGEALRLHSGFFTTKREWGTQPFLRGIEEGILFLYDSVPLTSDATKTIHPLDEDLSLFFVKRLELIKGPGSVIWGPDAFAGIVNVVPKRGRDVEGVDAQIVTGVPFGKAQVDFLWGKNKGLWEALIGLSASVTRPNNRDFTIVRFREAGDSNPVPPEQRIGKSNIDDSKNVELIFNFTWKDWLSLSGRWSEMEKNYVLSQTNNDLSWNGQRKSPFRFLKFEAKHPLTNGFTLTVNGYVNELKFHQKEIDISWEQTSRVYYGEVLFEREFSKHLGLITLGAGIRKNFITGAVIGKSFIPDFLQPENELFIPKIDQEDFNTSLKSLFVQVRRHWSKIDAWAGLRVDDHNQYNITWSHNIGLSYHPSFSWYMKFLYGTAFRTPYNQQLLGRTELDPESVNNVSINFHLSPMTIGQSDHTQFEGDLTLFWNRLRHHVKEDPYAGLSNAGHGDIWGIEIGMNLKPSSWFKLWTNATLQHYTGDDDAFKVLDFVFIRSDGTQIPHYTRWNSPFEKGPDVMTRLGITIVPKDGVELSTVLSYDGPWWVTYDKGKLRTKIEDKTTVDVTLHTKGLIPHSDAYIAIKNLLDERNDVPGIYSTYRSPGITVFLGLETRF, encoded by the coding sequence GATAATTCTTTAGCCAATGACAGGACAGAATTGGTCTTTGTCGGAGAAGACATCGATGTCATCACCATTGCCTCAAAAAGGGCAGAATCTGTCAAATCTGCTCCTGCAATTGCATCTGTAGAGACTGAGAATAGACTTAAAACTCTCGGCATCCAGACCCTTGGAGAAGCCCTTAGACTCCACTCAGGCTTTTTCACCACAAAACGTGAATGGGGGACCCAACCCTTTCTTAGGGGGATTGAAGAGGGAATTCTGTTTCTATACGATTCCGTGCCTCTAACCTCAGACGCCACCAAAACCATTCATCCATTAGATGAAGACCTCAGTCTCTTTTTTGTAAAAAGGCTGGAACTCATTAAAGGACCTGGGTCTGTCATATGGGGCCCAGACGCATTTGCAGGCATTGTAAATGTAGTACCCAAGAGGGGAAGAGATGTAGAGGGCGTAGATGCCCAGATTGTCACAGGTGTCCCCTTTGGAAAGGCCCAGGTAGATTTCCTTTGGGGGAAAAACAAAGGTCTATGGGAGGCGCTGATTGGATTAAGTGCATCTGTTACCAGACCAAATAACAGGGATTTTACGATTGTACGATTCAGGGAGGCAGGTGACTCAAATCCAGTCCCTCCTGAACAGCGTATTGGCAAAAGCAATATAGACGACTCCAAAAATGTGGAGCTTATTTTCAATTTTACTTGGAAAGATTGGCTTAGCCTCTCTGGCAGATGGTCTGAGATGGAAAAAAACTACGTATTGAGCCAGACCAATAACGACCTTAGCTGGAACGGTCAGAGGAAAAGCCCATTTCGATTCCTAAAATTCGAGGCAAAACATCCATTGACCAACGGCTTCACATTGACAGTGAATGGATACGTCAACGAATTGAAATTTCATCAAAAGGAGATTGACATCTCATGGGAACAAACCAGTAGAGTGTATTATGGTGAAGTGCTATTTGAAAGGGAATTTTCCAAACACCTTGGTCTGATAACCCTAGGGGCAGGCATCAGGAAAAATTTCATCACTGGTGCTGTCATTGGCAAGAGCTTTATACCGGACTTTCTCCAGCCTGAAAATGAGCTATTCATACCAAAAATCGATCAGGAAGATTTCAATACCTCTTTAAAGAGTCTTTTTGTTCAAGTAAGACGTCACTGGTCCAAGATAGATGCATGGGCAGGACTCAGAGTAGACGATCACAATCAGTATAATATCACTTGGTCTCACAACATCGGTCTTTCATACCACCCTTCTTTCTCCTGGTACATGAAATTCCTGTATGGCACAGCATTTAGGACCCCCTACAACCAGCAATTGCTTGGAAGAACAGAACTTGACCCAGAATCTGTGAACAATGTCTCCATAAACTTCCATCTGAGCCCAATGACAATTGGGCAAAGTGACCATACACAATTTGAAGGGGACCTGACCCTTTTTTGGAATAGGCTTCGCCATCATGTTAAGGAAGACCCTTATGCTGGTCTTTCAAATGCAGGTCATGGCGATATCTGGGGAATTGAGATTGGGATGAATCTCAAACCTTCATCTTGGTTCAAATTGTGGACAAACGCCACCTTGCAACACTATACAGGAGATGACGATGCCTTTAAGGTACTAGACTTTGTATTTATTAGATCAGATGGTACTCAGATCCCCCACTACACTCGATGGAATAGCCCCTTTGAAAAAGGACCAGATGTCATGACCCGGTTGGGCATTACCATAGTACCAAAAGACGGAGTTGAACTTTCAACAGTATTGTCATATGACGGTCCATGGTGGGTCACCTATGACAAAGGAAAACTCAGGACTAAGATTGAAGATAAAACCACCGTGGATGTCACCCTCCATACAAAAGGACTGATCCCGCATTCAGATGCCTACATTGCAATCAAGAATCTCTTAGATGAAAGAAATGACGTGCCAGGGATATATAGCACCTATAGATCCCCTGGCATAACTGTATTCCTGGGCCTTGAAACAAGGTTTTAG
- a CDS encoding tetratricopeptide repeat protein, protein MRDDLEDLFTDGQFKLMDEEFDEAIEIFTKVLEHDHDEGKVYQARAVAYLRKGDKEAAMHDIDKAIECNPQNPRFHYHKGAILFQQEALDEAIESLSRAIDLDPSYASAYMLRGQLYERIGDEESASADLSRAMALRKEQTKASKIVDF, encoded by the coding sequence ATGCGCGATGATCTAGAAGATCTCTTTACTGATGGACAATTTAAGTTGATGGATGAAGAATTTGATGAGGCAATAGAAATTTTTACCAAGGTATTGGAGCATGATCACGACGAGGGAAAGGTCTATCAGGCCAGGGCAGTAGCCTATCTCAGGAAAGGAGATAAGGAGGCTGCCATGCATGATATTGATAAGGCAATAGAGTGTAATCCCCAAAATCCTCGATTTCATTACCACAAGGGAGCAATTCTGTTTCAGCAAGAGGCATTGGACGAGGCCATCGAGAGCCTTTCAAGGGCTATAGATCTGGATCCATCTTATGCATCAGCCTATATGCTTAGAGGACAGCTATATGAAAGGATAGGCGACGAAGAGAGTGCATCTGCCGATTTAAGTCGCGCCATGGCCTTGAGAAAAGAACAGACCAAGGCGAGTAAGATTGTAGACTTCTAA
- a CDS encoding manganese-dependent inorganic pyrophosphatase — MAVYVLGHKSPDTDSVASAIAFAELQKMLGVDAVPCRQGELNPETKVVLEKFGFSEPELRTDVGGEKYMLVDHSDIKQAPDNWDSGELMAVVDHHKIGDITTPNPIFFCAMPVGCTGTVIYTLYKDVYKKDIPQNVAGLMLSAILSDTVLFKSATCTDADKEAAEALAKIAGVDDMMAWGMEMAKAKSAVEGVAPRDLIFRDYKDFNMSGKAVGIGQLELVSLDLVKGMMDDLYAELEKVKAEGNRHSVFLMLTDIMQEGTELMAVTDDPSVVEKAFGKALEGRTVWLPGVMSRKKQMVPPLEKAFAG, encoded by the coding sequence ATGGCAGTTTATGTCTTAGGGCACAAGAGCCCGGACACCGATTCAGTCGCCTCGGCTATCGCCTTTGCAGAACTTCAAAAGATGCTTGGTGTGGACGCTGTGCCGTGCAGACAGGGTGAACTCAACCCAGAGACAAAGGTTGTTCTTGAAAAGTTTGGATTTTCTGAGCCAGAACTCAGGACCGACGTTGGTGGCGAAAAGTACATGCTGGTAGACCACAGCGACATCAAACAGGCACCTGACAATTGGGACAGCGGAGAGTTAATGGCTGTAGTGGATCACCACAAGATAGGGGATATTACAACCCCCAATCCAATATTTTTCTGCGCCATGCCTGTAGGCTGTACAGGTACTGTAATTTATACTCTTTATAAAGACGTGTATAAAAAAGACATTCCACAGAATGTTGCAGGCCTTATGTTGTCTGCAATTTTGAGTGATACTGTGCTCTTTAAGTCTGCCACATGCACAGATGCAGATAAAGAGGCGGCAGAGGCCCTTGCCAAGATAGCAGGCGTTGACGATATGATGGCCTGGGGTATGGAAATGGCAAAGGCCAAGAGCGCTGTTGAAGGAGTCGCTCCAAGAGATTTGATCTTTAGAGACTACAAAGACTTTAATATGAGCGGCAAGGCAGTGGGAATCGGCCAGCTTGAACTAGTCAGCCTTGATCTCGTGAAGGGTATGATGGATGACCTCTATGCAGAGCTTGAAAAGGTGAAGGCAGAAGGAAATCGTCACAGTGTATTTTTGATGCTTACAGATATCATGCAAGAGGGTACTGAGCTCATGGCCGTTACAGATGATCCAAGTGTGGTGGAGAAGGCCTTTGGAAAGGCCCTGGAAGGAAGAACTGTATGGCTTCCTGGAGTGATGAGCAGAAAGAAACAGATGGTACCACCTCTTGAAAAGGCATTCGCAGGCTAA
- a CDS encoding DUF342 domain-containing protein, with amino-acid sequence MSREDLVKGISIFEGKAKLKVSKDFMEAYVVFEQEPDIGWTSRIKEILAEYDIKHGILEFPQPEDDRWIVARGTYPVNGEDGSIEVYPFKDDDYEILEGIYRDDRTNLTIINVKKGQVVARKRPPTTGTPGINIFGEEVPPEPGRWPIFKIGEGVEVSSDDRELLAIWPGKFEVLKDGTITVLKEWEIPGSVDLSTGNIVFWGERLIIRQSIMGSMEVRTEGDLEVGGNIEDEAQVTVGGNLKVRGIIRAGLTRVIVSKDLACGAVEYANLTVGGDVELGDYMLDAECNAKGHLFAVTGKGLIAGGAIRVGGSIAVKVLGSQAFVPTIVLSGRDPVLDKMYKERVAQVEETADKIHKVKDGLSKLIKLEKTRGKLEGKGLVLKESLTSALMNLIDELERIRYELRQIEERLGMLQASKIQVWERVYPNCTIGIENARLEIKEELGPTLFKFDQGTITVSPLLQNKN; translated from the coding sequence ATGTCAAGGGAAGATCTCGTAAAAGGTATATCAATATTTGAAGGCAAAGCAAAATTGAAGGTCTCAAAGGATTTTATGGAGGCCTACGTAGTTTTTGAGCAGGAGCCCGATATTGGGTGGACTAGCAGAATAAAGGAAATACTCGCTGAATATGACATAAAACATGGGATCTTGGAATTCCCTCAACCTGAAGATGACAGATGGATTGTTGCTCGTGGGACCTATCCTGTTAACGGAGAAGATGGATCAATAGAAGTATATCCGTTCAAGGACGATGACTATGAAATATTAGAGGGGATTTATAGAGATGACAGGACCAATTTGACAATAATAAATGTCAAAAAAGGCCAAGTGGTTGCGAGGAAGAGGCCACCTACTACTGGAACCCCTGGAATCAACATATTTGGTGAAGAAGTGCCGCCTGAACCAGGAAGATGGCCAATCTTTAAGATAGGTGAAGGTGTAGAAGTCTCTTCAGACGACAGAGAGTTATTGGCGATTTGGCCAGGCAAATTCGAAGTCTTAAAAGACGGGACCATTACTGTACTAAAGGAATGGGAAATACCTGGTTCAGTAGATCTTTCCACGGGTAATATAGTATTTTGGGGCGAGAGACTCATAATTAGGCAATCCATAATGGGAAGCATGGAGGTGAGAACAGAAGGGGATCTCGAGGTCGGTGGTAACATCGAGGATGAGGCACAGGTGACTGTGGGTGGCAACCTAAAGGTTCGAGGGATCATAAGGGCTGGACTAACACGTGTTATTGTATCCAAGGATCTGGCGTGTGGAGCTGTGGAATATGCCAATTTGACCGTTGGTGGTGATGTTGAGCTAGGAGACTATATGCTCGATGCAGAATGCAATGCTAAAGGTCACCTATTTGCTGTAACTGGCAAGGGGTTAATTGCTGGAGGTGCTATTAGGGTAGGTGGAAGCATTGCAGTCAAGGTATTGGGTAGTCAGGCCTTTGTTCCAACCATTGTCCTTTCTGGAAGAGATCCGGTGTTGGATAAAATGTATAAAGAAAGGGTTGCCCAAGTTGAAGAGACTGCAGACAAAATTCACAAGGTTAAAGACGGTCTTTCAAAACTGATTAAGCTTGAAAAGACCAGAGGAAAGCTTGAGGGCAAAGGATTGGTGTTGAAGGAAAGCCTGACATCTGCGTTGATGAATTTAATTGATGAACTAGAGCGAATACGCTACGAACTCAGGCAAATTGAGGAAAGACTCGGCATGCTCCAGGCATCTAAGATCCAGGTATGGGAAAGGGTCTATCCAAACTGTACAATCGGGATTGAAAATGCAAGGCTGGAGATAAAGGAGGAGCTTGGTCCAACATTATTCAAATTCGATCAAGGCACAATCACTGTATCTCCATTACTCCAGAATAAAAATTAA
- the fsa gene encoding fructose-6-phosphate aldolase has protein sequence MKFFIDTANLDEIKKAKEWGLVDGVTTNPSLIAKENVSFKERIKEICELVNGPVSAEVVSTDAQGMIEEARELSSLADNVVIKIPMTMEGIKATKTLSQEGIRTNVTLIFSPLQALLAAKAGATYVSPFVGRLDDISHDGMALIEQVVQIFDNYGFDTEIIVASIRNPIHVLDAAIMGADIATIPFKVISQLAKHPLTDIGLEKFLKDWEKVPEK, from the coding sequence ATGAAATTTTTCATTGATACTGCGAACCTTGATGAAATAAAAAAAGCAAAGGAATGGGGACTTGTCGATGGTGTAACCACAAATCCAAGCCTCATTGCAAAAGAAAATGTCTCCTTTAAAGAACGAATAAAGGAAATCTGTGAACTTGTAAACGGACCAGTTAGCGCTGAGGTAGTAAGCACTGATGCTCAAGGCATGATAGAAGAAGCACGCGAACTCAGTTCCCTGGCTGACAACGTCGTAATAAAAATCCCAATGACAATGGAAGGCATAAAGGCCACCAAAACCCTTTCTCAAGAAGGTATCCGCACAAATGTTACCCTCATCTTCTCACCACTTCAGGCCCTACTGGCAGCCAAGGCCGGTGCAACCTACGTTAGCCCGTTCGTAGGAAGGCTCGATGACATATCTCATGACGGTATGGCACTAATAGAACAGGTGGTTCAGATATTCGATAATTATGGCTTCGACACAGAAATTATCGTAGCCAGTATCAGAAATCCGATCCACGTACTCGATGCTGCAATAATGGGCGCCGATATTGCCACTATACCATTTAAGGTCATTAGCCAGCTCGCCAAACATCCACTCACGGATATAGGGCTAGAGAAATTTTTAAAGGATTGGGAAAAGGTTCCCGAAAAATAA